Proteins from one Candidatus Zixiibacteriota bacterium genomic window:
- a CDS encoding pitrilysin family protein: MKTKMIRLLVAGLVLATVAAAASVAQDVSKLKYPALNPLVVPKVEKVTLENGIRLYFLEDKSLPIFRAAVMVNGGSYLEPPEKIGLADICGSVMRTGGTAKWSGDQIDEMLESVGGSVETNIGLLSGRASVNVLSDYTDLGLEVLADILRHPAFNQDKIELAKVERRSMISRRNDDPMTIGRREFAKAIYGPKSVYARHTEYTTINGITRDDLVAFHKLIYNPENLQLAVWGDYDRTKVLDKIKQLFGDWQKGASALPPPPKVDYAFENHVYFVNKSDINQSNVFVGHIGGLIDDPDYASRIVMNNVLGGSFGSRLFNSVRSREGLAYAVFGTYSANFAFPGIFFNFASTKSETTVKAAREIIKEIKRMQTDAPTADETSVAKDGYLNSFVFNFDDKADVINRLMTYDFYGKPEDFLFKEKEAVEKVTSADVLAAAQKNLHPTTLNILVIGNGAEFGTPLDSLGMGKIDTIDITIPKAEEKKQLSITPENLKKGKELLDKAVAAHGGLTGFKKVKAVAVKGTFTIATPQGDFPLAMEALTVYPDKSRQVATMMGQKMYDIRDGGIGWKSGAMGKLTEKTADDLKEDDQETARNTVYIFMTSDKPKYQAVYDGSGEANGSKVEFVTLIDVSSAPICRLALDAKSLQLVAKSYWGKSPFGEGTIEDLYSDFKTVNGLTLPMSTASSLDGKKFGTMQAVEFTVNPEIPAGSFEKPL; the protein is encoded by the coding sequence ATGAAAACGAAGATGATTCGCCTGTTGGTTGCCGGTCTGGTGCTGGCGACCGTTGCGGCTGCCGCATCCGTCGCACAGGATGTGAGCAAGCTGAAGTACCCGGCCCTCAACCCGTTGGTGGTGCCAAAGGTTGAGAAGGTCACCCTTGAAAACGGCATTCGGCTTTATTTCCTCGAGGACAAGAGCCTGCCGATCTTTCGCGCCGCAGTGATGGTCAACGGCGGCTCATATCTGGAACCACCTGAAAAAATTGGCCTGGCTGATATTTGCGGCTCGGTCATGCGCACTGGTGGGACAGCCAAGTGGAGCGGCGACCAGATCGACGAAATGCTGGAGAGCGTGGGCGGCAGTGTTGAAACCAATATCGGCCTGTTGAGCGGCCGTGCATCGGTCAATGTGCTCAGCGATTACACTGATCTTGGACTTGAGGTGCTGGCCGACATCCTCCGCCATCCCGCGTTCAACCAGGACAAAATCGAGCTGGCCAAAGTGGAGCGCCGGTCGATGATCTCGCGCCGCAACGATGATCCAATGACTATCGGACGACGCGAATTCGCCAAGGCCATCTATGGGCCGAAATCGGTGTACGCGCGTCATACCGAATACACCACTATCAACGGTATCACGCGCGATGATCTGGTGGCATTCCACAAACTGATTTACAATCCCGAGAACCTTCAGTTGGCGGTCTGGGGCGATTACGACCGCACCAAGGTACTGGACAAGATCAAACAGCTGTTCGGCGATTGGCAAAAGGGTGCCTCTGCCCTGCCGCCTCCCCCGAAGGTCGACTATGCCTTTGAAAACCACGTCTATTTCGTCAACAAGAGTGATATCAATCAGTCCAATGTGTTCGTCGGACATATCGGCGGTCTGATCGACGATCCGGATTATGCCTCCCGTATTGTCATGAATAACGTCCTGGGCGGCTCGTTCGGCAGCCGCCTGTTCAACAGCGTTCGCTCGCGTGAAGGACTGGCGTACGCCGTGTTCGGCACGTACAGTGCCAATTTCGCGTTTCCCGGCATCTTCTTCAATTTTGCTTCCACCAAGTCCGAAACGACCGTGAAGGCGGCGCGCGAGATCATAAAAGAGATCAAACGGATGCAGACTGATGCCCCGACGGCTGATGAGACGAGTGTCGCCAAGGATGGATATCTGAATTCGTTCGTGTTCAATTTCGACGATAAGGCGGACGTGATCAATCGGCTGATGACGTACGACTTCTACGGCAAGCCGGAAGACTTCCTGTTCAAGGAGAAGGAAGCGGTGGAGAAAGTGACTTCTGCCGACGTGCTCGCGGCCGCACAGAAGAATCTCCATCCGACTACGCTCAATATACTCGTCATCGGAAACGGCGCCGAATTCGGGACACCGCTTGACAGCCTCGGCATGGGGAAAATCGACACTATCGACATCACCATTCCCAAGGCCGAGGAAAAGAAACAACTCTCGATCACGCCCGAGAATCTCAAGAAGGGCAAGGAACTTCTCGACAAGGCAGTGGCGGCTCACGGCGGCCTGACTGGATTCAAGAAGGTCAAAGCAGTGGCGGTGAAAGGGACATTTACCATCGCCACGCCGCAGGGGGACTTCCCGCTCGCCATGGAAGCGCTGACTGTCTACCCGGACAAGTCGCGTCAGGTGGCGACCATGATGGGCCAGAAAATGTACGATATCCGCGATGGCGGCATCGGCTGGAAGAGCGGGGCGATGGGGAAATTGACCGAAAAGACGGCCGATGATCTCAAAGAGGACGACCAGGAAACTGCCCGCAACACGGTTTATATTTTCATGACATCGGACAAGCCGAAATACCAGGCTGTATACGACGGCTCAGGCGAGGCCAACGGCTCCAAGGTGGAATTTGTCACTTTGATCGACGTGTCCAGTGCGCCGATCTGTCGTCTGGCCCTGGATGCTAAATCGCTGCAACTGGTGGCCAAGAGCTACTGGGGCAAATCTCCGTTCGGCGAGGGGACAATCGAGGACCTCTACTCGGATTTCAAGACGGTTAACGGACTCACCTTACCGATGAGCACTGCGAGCAGTCTTGACGGCAAGAAGTTCGGAACCATGCAGGCTGTGGAGTTCACCGTGAACCCGGAGATACCAGCCGGCAGTTTCGAAAAACCGTTGTAG